CGGCCGGCGAAGCGCCGCCCCAGCCCGGTGGTGCGGATCGCCGCGGTCATGGTGGCACGACCAGGGTGTCGGGCCACGGCGCCTCGTCCTGCCAGCGGATCCAGGCATCGGCCGGCATGCCAGGCTTGAGAGTGCCGTCGGGGTTGGCGAGCCGCAGGGTCACCCCGAAGACGGTGCGCGCCCGCTCGTCGGGAAGATGGACATCGCGGGGGGTGAATAGGGCGCGGTCGTCGACCGCGCTGACGTCGGCCTCGAAGTAGCGGTCCGGGAAGGCGTTGACCCGTACCCGGGCTGGGGCGCCGAGGCGGATCCGTCCCAGCGCCTGTTCGGCGACGTAGAGCTTCAGCCGGGGCCGGTCCAGATCGACCAGGATGCCCAGCGGCTGCCCGGGCGCCACTACCTCACCAACCTCTACTGCCTTGACCAGCACGGTGGCGTCGATGGGGCTGCGCAGCACGGTCCTGTCGAGCTGGAACGCGAGCTGCGCCTGTTGTTGCTCGAGCGCCTGCAGGTTGGCGGTCGCCTCCGCAAGCTGTGCTGTCAGCACCCCGACCTCACCGGCCGCTTCGCGCCGGCGATCTTCACTGCGCTCCAGTTGCTGCGCGGGAATCGTGCCGGTGCGACGCAGGGTTCGCGCGCGTTCCAGCTCGGTCTCGGCATTGCCGAGATGATGGCGCGCCGTGTCGAGCAGGCGCTCGAACCGCACCATCGCTTGTTCACCGGCGACCCGGCGCGCCTCGAGTTCGGCCTGTTGCAGACGAAGGAGGCGATCGTCCAGGCGCAACAGCACATCGTCCCTGGTGACGGCCCGGCCCTCGGCCAGATGGTTTGCCACTACG
This portion of the Billgrantia sulfidoxydans genome encodes:
- a CDS encoding HlyD family secretion protein → MRHSLWTIVAVMLLAVGGYLGFLALRPAELPPGLLYGSGRIEATEIRLAAEIPGRVVANHLAEGRAVTRDDVLLRLDDRLLRLQQAELEARRVAGEQAMVRFERLLDTARHHLGNAETELERARTLRRTGTIPAQQLERSEDRRREAAGEVGVLTAQLAEATANLQALEQQQAQLAFQLDRTVLRSPIDATVLVKAVEVGEVVAPGQPLGILVDLDRPRLKLYVAEQALGRIRLGAPARVRVNAFPDRYFEADVSAVDDRALFTPRDVHLPDERARTVFGVTLRLANPDGTLKPGMPADAWIRWQDEAPWPDTLVVPP